A genomic segment from Biomphalaria glabrata chromosome 16, xgBioGlab47.1, whole genome shotgun sequence encodes:
- the LOC129923491 gene encoding uncharacterized protein LOC129923491 has product MPTSGQEKVVLFVGRSGNGITSCVQTIEKINDTDLVVKECPDVGDNDQDLRKDKNEVLLDTAKLIQDLDLKYGGIVALVFVLKYGVRFTKQEKDAVAVVKSVFGDSVFRDRGIIAFTYGDLFDLDCGDTPDNTERFMDWCREQTGDIEKLFQEVNYRCVLFNNKTKDVTENKKLVTLLSNHVLYIRLTQPKYQTLNLRSGESTIVAMNLTNQDTDYARKTWFILLHLLGFILNIFAVLARSIEPRINPQIDINYPSSFKKEDDTNDDCNC; this is encoded by the coding sequence ATGCCTACATCAGGACAAGAGAAAGTTGTATTATTTGTTGGTAGATCAGGAAACGGGATAACTTCCTGTGTCCAGACAATCGAGAAGATAAATGACACTGACCTAGTAGTAAAGGAATGTCCAGATGTGGGGGATAACGACCAGGACTTGAGAAAAGACAAGAATGAAGTTTTACTGGACACTGCGAAATTAATACAAGACCTAGACCTGAAATATGGCGGTATAGTCGCTCTAGTCTTCGTTCTGAAGTATGGTGTCAGATTCACGAAACAGGAGAAAGACGCTGTCGCTGTTGTCAAGTCTGTTTTTGGTGACAGTGTGTTCAGGGACAGGGGAATCATAGCCTTCACTTATGGAGACCTCTTTGACCTCGACTGTGGAGACACTCCAGACAACACTGAACGTTTCATGGACTGGTGCAGGGAACAAACTGGAGATATTGAAAAACTCTTTCAAGAAGTGAACTACAGATGTGTTCtatttaataacaaaacaaaagacgTCACAGAGAATAAGAAACTAGTGACGTTGTTGTCTAATCACGTCTTATACATTCGCCTGACTCAACCCAAATATCAAACATTAAACTTAAGGAGTGGAGAGTCTACTATTGTAGCAATGAACTTAACTAATCAAGACACTGATTATGCTAGAAAGACTTGGTTTATTCTTCTACATCTCCTTGGCTTTATCTTAAATATATTTGCAGTTTTAGCAAGAAGTATAGAACCAAGAATAAATCCCCAGATAGATATAAATTACCCAAGTTCCTTTAAAAAGGAAGACGATACTAATGATGATTGTAATTGTTAG
- the LOC106077752 gene encoding uncharacterized protein LOC106077752 translates to MAAVPYENKTVILFLGRSGNGKTSCVQTLNDKVNTDLLLVECPDVGNTEEELQKDMDTLLKDTEKLVQYLSSKYGGIVALVFVLKYGVRFTKQEKDAVDVVKYLFGDSVFSDRGIIAFTYGDVFDLDYGDTPGKAERFMDWCREQKGDIEKLFQEVNYRCVLLDNKTKTKERNYNQVKLISEFVDSIGQQCKPIETLHLIDTLITPDQHKDSDDRGESRVDLYGLITDRCVNIFTYFRTNVIDPGVRLLRSGLFLINPLSRLCPRSSQNGDGPVDTRTANTEDAEYVLLDLTPSSRHH, encoded by the coding sequence ATGGCGGCTGTGCCATATGAAAACAAGACAGTCATACTATTCTTAGGCCGATCTGGAAACGGGAAAACGAGTTGTGTCCAGACACTCAATGATAAAGTCAACACTGACCTATTACTAGTTGAATGTCCAGATGTGGGGAACACAGAAGAGGAATTGCAGAAGGACATGGACACACTACTGAAAGACACAGAGAAATTAGTCCAGTACCTAAGCTCTAAATATGGCGGCATAGTCGCTCTGGTCTTCGTTCTGAAATATGGCGTCAGATTTACGAAACAAGAGAAAGACGCTGTCGATGTTGTCAAGTATCTGTTTGGTGACAGTGTGTTCAGTGACAGGGGAATCATAGCCTTCACTTATGGAGACGTCTTTGACCTCGACTATGGAGACACTCCAGGCAAAGCTGAACGTTTCATGGACTGGTGCAGGGAACAAAAAGGAGATATTGAGAAACTCTTTCAAGAAGTGAACTACAGATGTGTTCTACTGGATAACAAAACAAAGACAAAGGAACGGAACTACAACCAAGTCAAACTGATATCAGAGTTCGTAGATAGCATTGGACAGCAATGTAAACCTATTGAAACATTACATCTTATCGATACATTGATTACACCCGATCAACACAAGGACTCGGATGATAGAGGCGAATCAAGGGTTGATCTATATGGACTTATCACTGACCGTTGTgtcaacatatttacatattttagaACTAACGTAATTGACCCAGGTGTCAGGCTTCTTAGGTCTGGGTTATTTCTAATTAACCCGCTTTCACGTCTATGTCCACGATCATCACAAAATGGAGATGGACCTGTTGATACGCGGACAGCGAATACCGAAGATGCAGAGTACGTGTTATTGGACCTAACGCCCTCAAGTAGACACCATTGA